One Oceaniferula flava genomic window carries:
- a CDS encoding D-2-hydroxyacid dehydrogenase → MHNIVFLDTATTDRDDLDLSSLEELGKITYHPLTGPGETADRLAEATIAITNKVVIDEAVLEQCPKLQLICVAATGVNCIDLEAAERRSVPVLNVSGYSTDSVTQHVFSMLLSLATSLHHYAPEAEQWAESPMFTRLDYPIFDLAGKTLGIVGLGNIGKNVAKVAQSQGMKVIAYARENAEESGGIERVSHDAFFAQADVISLHCPLTPDTENFINQETLSLCQPGTLLINTGRGPLIDEQAVAEALRTGQLGGAGLDVLSTEPPAADHPLLASDIPNLLITPHTAWASKESRQRLIEGVAENIKNFK, encoded by the coding sequence ATGCACAACATCGTCTTTCTAGATACCGCCACCACCGATCGTGATGACCTCGACCTTTCCTCGCTGGAGGAGTTGGGAAAGATCACCTACCACCCGCTGACAGGGCCCGGGGAAACGGCAGACCGACTCGCCGAAGCCACCATCGCGATCACGAACAAGGTGGTGATCGATGAAGCCGTGCTTGAGCAGTGCCCCAAGCTGCAGCTGATCTGCGTGGCTGCCACCGGAGTGAACTGCATCGACCTCGAAGCCGCGGAACGCCGGTCGGTGCCGGTGCTCAATGTCTCCGGATACTCCACGGATTCGGTTACCCAGCACGTTTTTTCCATGCTGTTATCGCTGGCCACCAGCCTGCACCACTACGCGCCGGAGGCGGAGCAGTGGGCGGAGTCGCCTATGTTTACCCGACTCGATTACCCGATATTCGACCTCGCCGGGAAAACCCTCGGCATTGTTGGCCTGGGCAATATTGGCAAGAATGTCGCCAAGGTGGCACAATCCCAGGGCATGAAAGTCATCGCCTACGCCCGTGAAAATGCTGAAGAGAGCGGGGGAATCGAGCGTGTTTCCCACGATGCCTTTTTCGCCCAAGCCGATGTCATCAGCCTGCACTGTCCTCTAACACCCGACACCGAAAACTTCATCAATCAGGAAACCCTCAGTCTCTGCCAGCCGGGAACTCTGCTGATCAACACCGGTCGAGGCCCGCTGATCGACGAGCAAGCTGTCGCCGAAGCTCTCCGCACCGGTCAGTTAGGCGGTGCTGGGCTCGATGTCCTTTCCACCGAACCCCCAGCCGCCGATCACCCTCTGTTAGCCTCCGATATTCCCAACCTGCTGATCACGCCTCACACCGCCTGGGCGAGCAAGGAATCCCGCCAACGCCTGATCGAAGGCGTCGCCGAGAATATCAAAAACTTCAAGTAG
- a CDS encoding dihydrolipoamide acetyltransferase family protein, with the protein MPKVPILMPQLGESIAEATIIRLNIAVGDSVVPDQEVIEVETNKATMGVTALCAGEVVDIVAQEGVSYAVGTVLGVLEVTQEEVDRTGETTLDDIAAAENSNASNAAPANDGGDEEANLHFKTEDGGYHEPKLVEPNVQGLPVPTGKGGAHYISPRMRARMTELGLRAADISAITGSGAGGRVTVEDLEAFLEYIDTWPRTKASPMRLAVADAMRRSWTRPLATVARPLVMDKILNHRRNQNPKPGPALYLLRALAIALAENPTTAGYLIGENVVHPRAFDIGVAVQVDDGVLVPIIRNADTKTLSELVADYDNLVELARARKLPADATQHGIATVTNFGTFGLTWGTPIPLPNETLILGLSAGVKKPVWSDETGTFIPVTEAEIDLTFDHRVVDGGGAGMLLNRISELLQAPEQL; encoded by the coding sequence ATGCCAAAAGTTCCCATTCTCATGCCTCAACTTGGCGAATCCATCGCCGAGGCCACGATCATCCGGCTGAACATTGCCGTCGGTGACTCCGTGGTGCCGGACCAGGAAGTGATCGAAGTGGAGACCAATAAAGCCACCATGGGCGTGACCGCTCTGTGCGCTGGTGAGGTCGTGGATATCGTCGCGCAAGAAGGAGTCAGCTACGCGGTTGGCACGGTCTTGGGTGTCTTGGAAGTGACTCAAGAGGAGGTCGATCGCACCGGCGAAACCACCCTCGATGACATTGCGGCTGCGGAAAACAGCAACGCATCCAACGCAGCACCGGCCAATGACGGTGGCGACGAGGAGGCGAATCTGCATTTTAAAACCGAGGACGGAGGCTACCACGAGCCAAAACTGGTGGAGCCGAATGTGCAAGGTCTGCCCGTGCCCACCGGCAAAGGTGGAGCGCACTATATTTCACCCCGCATGCGTGCCCGGATGACCGAGCTCGGACTCCGCGCCGCTGACATCTCCGCCATCACCGGCAGTGGTGCGGGTGGTCGGGTCACTGTGGAGGATCTCGAAGCCTTCCTCGAATACATCGATACCTGGCCACGCACCAAGGCCTCGCCGATGCGACTTGCCGTGGCCGATGCCATGCGCCGGAGCTGGACGCGCCCGCTCGCCACTGTCGCCCGCCCCTTGGTGATGGATAAAATTCTCAACCACCGCCGGAACCAGAACCCGAAACCAGGCCCCGCGCTATATTTGCTGCGTGCCTTGGCGATCGCTCTGGCGGAAAATCCCACCACCGCCGGTTATCTGATCGGTGAAAATGTGGTGCATCCCCGCGCCTTCGATATCGGAGTGGCGGTGCAGGTCGATGACGGCGTGCTCGTTCCGATCATCCGCAATGCCGATACCAAAACGCTCAGCGAGCTCGTTGCCGACTACGATAATCTGGTGGAGCTGGCTCGCGCTCGCAAGCTACCCGCCGATGCCACCCAGCACGGCATCGCCACGGTGACCAATTTCGGCACCTTCGGCCTCACCTGGGGCACACCCATCCCTCTGCCGAACGAAACCTTGATCCTCGGTCTCAGCGCTGGGGTGAAGAAGCCCGTGTGGAGTGACGAAACCGGAACCTTCATCCCGGTCACCGAGGCGGAGATCGATCTGACCTTCGATCACCGAGTGGTCGATGGTGGTGGTGCCGGCATGCTACTGAACCGCATTTCCGAACTTCTCCAGGCACCCGAGCAGCTGTAA
- a CDS encoding DEAD/DEAH box helicase gives MTTFADTGLSDNLLRAVSDKGYDTPSPIQAQAIPAVLARKDMTAAAQTGTGKTAGFTLPMMQILDETSDAKPSRGRPIRALVLTPTRELAAQVEQSIIDYGKYLQLRSMVVYGGVKIGPQIRKLKEGIDILVATPGRLLDLCQQGACKLDGVNMLVLDEADRMLDMGFINDIRKVIKMLPKKRQNLLFSATFSKEIKQMTKELLVNPVAIEVSPENTTAETVEQRAYRCDNTKKSEICLKLIQEGDWKQVLVFTRTKHGANRLSQKLEKAGISSAAIHGNKGQGARTKALDGFKKGKVRVLVATDIAARGLDIAQLPHVINFELPNIPEDYVHRIGRTGRAGKEGEAISLVCNDERPFFTAIEKLIKQRIPLTDVEGFSPELWPNRAPTASEVMKAANARKQQARQARGPRNSGGRNGARSGGGGGNSSRGDGSGEKKSAASTGRPSSNRRRRNRRR, from the coding sequence ATGACTACTTTTGCCGATACCGGCTTATCCGATAATCTCCTCCGTGCTGTTTCCGACAAGGGATACGACACCCCCTCACCCATTCAAGCGCAGGCAATTCCCGCCGTTTTGGCCCGCAAGGACATGACCGCTGCCGCACAGACCGGCACCGGCAAGACCGCAGGATTCACCCTGCCGATGATGCAAATCCTGGACGAAACCAGCGATGCCAAACCGTCACGCGGTCGCCCCATCCGAGCCCTCGTCCTCACCCCGACTCGCGAACTCGCGGCTCAGGTGGAACAGAGCATCATCGACTACGGAAAATACCTCCAACTCCGCAGCATGGTCGTTTACGGCGGTGTCAAGATCGGCCCGCAAATCCGCAAGCTGAAAGAAGGCATCGACATCCTGGTGGCTACACCTGGTCGACTGTTAGACCTCTGCCAGCAAGGTGCTTGTAAGTTAGACGGAGTCAACATGCTGGTGCTCGATGAAGCCGACCGCATGCTCGACATGGGATTCATCAACGACATCCGCAAGGTGATCAAGATGCTGCCGAAGAAACGTCAGAACCTCCTGTTCTCCGCTACCTTCTCCAAGGAAATCAAGCAGATGACCAAGGAACTGCTGGTGAACCCCGTGGCCATCGAGGTCAGCCCTGAGAACACCACGGCTGAAACCGTGGAGCAGCGCGCATACCGCTGTGACAATACCAAGAAATCCGAGATCTGCCTGAAGCTCATTCAGGAAGGCGACTGGAAGCAGGTGCTGGTATTCACCCGCACCAAACATGGCGCGAACCGACTGAGCCAGAAGCTGGAAAAAGCCGGTATCTCATCGGCGGCCATCCACGGCAACAAAGGCCAGGGTGCACGCACCAAGGCGCTGGACGGATTCAAGAAAGGGAAAGTCCGCGTTTTGGTGGCGACCGATATCGCCGCCCGTGGCCTGGACATCGCCCAGCTGCCGCACGTGATCAATTTCGAACTCCCTAACATCCCCGAGGATTACGTGCACCGGATTGGCCGGACAGGTCGCGCCGGTAAGGAAGGTGAAGCCATCTCACTGGTCTGCAACGACGAGCGTCCGTTCTTCACCGCCATTGAAAAGCTCATCAAGCAGCGGATTCCGCTGACCGATGTCGAAGGATTCTCCCCCGAACTTTGGCCTAACCGCGCTCCCACAGCGAGCGAGGTGATGAAAGCCGCGAACGCCCGCAAACAGCAGGCACGTCAAGCCCGCGGACCTCGTAATTCCGGTGGCCGTAATGGCGCCCGTAGCGGTGGCGGCGGAGGTAATTCCTCACGCGGTGATGGCTCAGGCGAGAAGAAATCGGCAGCTTCAACGGGTCGGCCATCTTCTAACCGCCGCAGACGAAATCGTCGGCGTTAA
- a CDS encoding C39 family peptidase — translation MASHPLAAIPNQIIGGVAQANSPLNGQELAGPLLQNDLWQGTSTLPGEWQVENQIAATRTSHLLARPKIFGQDVVLLRATHRGETLESVTATFADAGSYFPYLKQNPRVAIEVQRQELLEKQKQFRELYTETYEKLKEDLAQRSQRKAKESRWGSSRTLRAELIVYDLGDLHAVLFSDNGRLLRLTLTRDRDLYRKGWLDQDRLEMSRSELASHYRDQVQVSENGDHLIDGIRSVPQGYRPYCGLNSLTMAAQYFGLHLDEDWLAVAGKFQNTGSAAGSNMLTLYNATAREAQLGLTRETQFKWTKARSLLQSGLPVIVWRRFDFRRNQTHLQFSRQHAQDPTSQLPEPDAADRATWPGEKHPVHASVIVGFNDQRKELLFLESWAGQSVPRRMRYEELEATATMVFYFEGK, via the coding sequence ATGGCATCGCATCCGCTGGCTGCGATTCCTAACCAGATCATCGGCGGCGTCGCTCAGGCGAATAGTCCGTTGAACGGTCAGGAGCTGGCCGGGCCGTTGTTGCAAAACGACCTCTGGCAGGGGACATCCACGCTGCCCGGTGAGTGGCAGGTGGAAAATCAAATTGCCGCCACCCGGACATCGCATCTGTTAGCGAGACCCAAGATCTTCGGCCAAGACGTTGTGCTGCTGCGCGCTACTCATCGAGGGGAGACGCTGGAGTCAGTGACTGCCACTTTCGCCGACGCGGGTTCGTATTTTCCTTATTTGAAACAGAACCCCAGAGTTGCGATCGAAGTGCAGCGGCAGGAGTTGTTGGAAAAGCAGAAACAGTTCCGTGAGCTCTACACAGAGACCTATGAAAAGCTGAAGGAGGATCTGGCCCAACGCAGCCAACGCAAGGCGAAGGAGAGTCGATGGGGATCATCCCGCACTCTGCGGGCGGAGCTGATCGTCTATGATCTTGGCGATCTCCATGCGGTTCTTTTTTCAGACAACGGCAGGCTGCTTCGTCTCACCCTGACCCGCGACCGCGATCTCTACCGGAAGGGATGGCTGGACCAAGATCGCCTCGAGATGTCGCGCAGTGAGCTGGCGAGCCACTATCGAGACCAGGTGCAAGTCTCGGAAAATGGCGACCACCTCATCGATGGAATCCGTTCCGTGCCGCAAGGCTACCGCCCCTATTGCGGCTTGAACTCGCTGACGATGGCTGCTCAATATTTTGGCCTGCATCTCGATGAAGATTGGCTAGCGGTGGCTGGGAAATTTCAGAACACCGGCTCAGCGGCCGGATCTAACATGTTGACGCTCTACAATGCCACCGCACGCGAGGCGCAGCTCGGGCTGACACGTGAGACTCAGTTCAAATGGACCAAAGCTCGCAGTCTCCTCCAGTCTGGATTGCCGGTCATCGTCTGGCGCCGATTCGACTTCCGCCGCAACCAAACCCACCTCCAGTTTTCCCGACAACACGCCCAAGACCCGACCTCGCAGTTACCGGAGCCAGACGCCGCCGACCGCGCCACCTGGCCAGGCGAAAAGCATCCGGTACACGCCTCGGTGATTGTAGGTTTCAACGATCAGCGCAAGGAGTTGCTCTTTCTGGAAAGCTGGGCCGGGCAGTCGGTGCCGAGGCGCATGCGTTACGAGGAACTGGAAGCCACCGCGACCATGGTTTTTTACTTCGAGGGAAAATAG